Proteins co-encoded in one Xanthomonas campestris pv. badrii genomic window:
- a CDS encoding methylthioribulose 1-phosphate dehydratase, producing the protein MNATTAPLPYSAARLHELAQLLIGNIRELAQAGWTPATSSNFSHRLDEQHAAITVSGRDKGRLVEEDIMVVDFDGQAVGRPLRPSAETLLHTQLYRRFPEIGCVLHTHSPVQTIASRLYAGSGVIRLEGYELLKAFDGNTTHETAVDVPVFANTQDMQVLAAQVEALLDKQSMWGYLIEGHGLYAWGRNMAEARRHLEAFEFLLHCELELLKLRGPR; encoded by the coding sequence ATGAATGCGACCACTGCCCCCCTGCCCTATAGCGCCGCCCGTCTGCACGAGCTGGCGCAGTTGCTGATCGGCAATATCCGCGAGCTGGCCCAGGCCGGCTGGACGCCCGCCACCAGCAGCAATTTTTCCCATCGCCTGGACGAGCAGCACGCTGCGATCACCGTGTCCGGACGCGACAAGGGCCGCCTGGTCGAAGAAGACATCATGGTGGTTGACTTCGATGGCCAGGCCGTCGGCCGCCCGCTGCGCCCGTCGGCCGAAACCTTGCTGCACACCCAGCTGTATCGCCGGTTTCCGGAGATCGGTTGCGTGCTGCATACCCACTCGCCGGTGCAGACGATTGCGTCCCGCCTTTATGCAGGCAGCGGCGTGATCCGCCTGGAAGGCTACGAACTGCTCAAGGCCTTCGATGGCAATACCACCCACGAAACCGCGGTGGACGTGCCGGTGTTCGCCAACACCCAGGACATGCAGGTGCTCGCCGCGCAAGTGGAGGCCCTGCTGGACAAACAGAGCATGTGGGGGTATCTCATCGAAGGACACGGCCTGTATGCCTGGGGCCGCAACATGGCCGAGGCACGCCGCCATCTGGAGGCATTCGAATTCCTGCTGCACTGCGAACTCGAACTGCTGAAATTGCGCGGCCCGCGCTAA
- a CDS encoding amino acid permease produces the protein MLKQLWATKHPHASHEAADGLGLQRALGPWGLTALGIGAVIGGGIFVITGQAAADHAGPAIVLSFVLAAVCCAFCAMAYAEFAAMVPVSGSAYTYTYATFGELAAWFIGWMLVLEYGVSASAVAVSWTGYFLSLLEHFNIHLPAALVSAPLDGKLQRTGAIANLPAAGIVLLLTWLCYVGIRKSSAMNMAMVILKTGLIILVIAAGWKYVDPANWHPFIPANEAPGKYGMEGVLRGAAMVFFAYIGFEAVSVAAQESHRPQRDLPIGMMLSLVICTVLYIAMAAVMTGLVPYTLLGTDEPVVTAVAAHPQLAWLRVVVEVGALIGLSSVVLVMIIGQPRIFMIIARDGLLPSIFTRIHPKYRTPHINTVITGVGIALLAAVFPLDVLGELTSMGTLIAFAAVCAGVMILRYTHPELPRPFRIPFAWPICIAGVLSCLALLSAMTLHNWMLMGVWTLVGLVVYFGYGYRHSRLRDGR, from the coding sequence ATGCTCAAACAACTCTGGGCCACCAAACACCCGCACGCCAGCCATGAGGCGGCCGACGGGCTGGGCCTGCAACGCGCGCTCGGCCCGTGGGGGCTGACCGCACTCGGCATCGGCGCGGTGATCGGCGGCGGCATTTTCGTCATCACCGGCCAGGCCGCGGCCGACCATGCCGGCCCGGCGATCGTGCTGTCGTTCGTGCTGGCCGCAGTCTGCTGCGCGTTCTGCGCGATGGCCTACGCCGAGTTCGCCGCGATGGTGCCGGTGTCCGGCAGCGCCTATACGTATACCTACGCCACCTTCGGCGAACTGGCGGCCTGGTTCATCGGCTGGATGCTGGTGCTGGAATACGGCGTCTCGGCCTCTGCGGTGGCGGTCAGCTGGACCGGCTATTTCCTCAGCCTGCTGGAGCATTTCAACATCCATCTCCCTGCCGCCCTGGTCAGTGCGCCGCTGGACGGCAAGCTGCAGCGTACCGGTGCAATCGCCAACCTGCCCGCCGCCGGCATCGTGCTGTTGCTGACCTGGCTGTGCTATGTCGGCATCCGCAAATCGTCGGCGATGAACATGGCGATGGTGATCCTCAAGACCGGCCTGATCATCCTGGTCATTGCGGCCGGCTGGAAGTATGTGGACCCGGCCAACTGGCATCCCTTCATCCCCGCCAACGAAGCACCGGGCAAGTACGGCATGGAAGGTGTGCTGCGTGGCGCGGCGATGGTGTTCTTCGCCTACATCGGCTTCGAGGCGGTCTCGGTGGCGGCACAGGAATCGCACCGGCCGCAGCGCGATCTGCCGATCGGCATGATGCTGTCGCTGGTGATCTGCACCGTGCTGTACATCGCCATGGCCGCGGTGATGACGGGCCTGGTGCCCTACACCCTGCTGGGCACCGACGAGCCAGTGGTGACGGCGGTGGCCGCGCATCCGCAGCTGGCCTGGCTGCGCGTGGTGGTGGAAGTGGGCGCGTTGATCGGGTTGTCGTCGGTGGTGCTGGTGATGATCATCGGCCAGCCGCGCATCTTCATGATCATCGCCCGCGACGGTCTGCTGCCGTCGATCTTCACCCGCATCCATCCCAAGTACCGCACGCCGCATATCAATACCGTCATCACCGGTGTGGGCATCGCACTGCTGGCCGCCGTCTTCCCGCTGGATGTGCTGGGCGAGCTGACCTCGATGGGCACGCTGATCGCCTTCGCCGCCGTCTGCGCCGGCGTGATGATCCTGCGTTACACCCATCCGGAATTGCCGCGTCCGTTCCGCATTCCGTTCGCCTGGCCGATCTGCATCGCCGGTGTGCTGAGCTGCCTTGCCTTGCTGTCGGCAATGACCCTGCACAACTGGATGCTGATGGGGGTGTGGACGCTGGTCGGGCTGGTGGTCTATTTCGGCTACGGCTATCGCCACAGCCGCCTGCGCGACGGGCGCTGA
- a CDS encoding amino acid permease, translating to MLKSLLRVKPIAPAGHVDAGEPVEGSLKGEATLQRTLTAKHLIMLGIGAVIGAGIFVLTGQAAANHAGPAVMLSFVFAGIACAFAGLCYAEFAAMMPVSGSAYSYSYATLGEGIAWFIGWCLVLEYLFAGSSVAVGWSAYLISFLTGTLGLPFPAELAGAPLAWDGHGFVSSGNLINLPAVLIVAAVSMLCYVGVTQSAFANAIVVAIKVVVICLFVGFGIAYIDPANWHPFIPENTGPGQFGWDGVFRAASIVFFSYIGFDAVSTSAGETKDPQKNMPIGILVSLAICTVIYIIVCAVLTGLLPYTQLGTAKPVATALEAHPQLTWLKTAVEIGAIAGLSSVVLVMLMAQPRIFYTMAKDGLMPKLFGKVHPKFHTPYVGTLFVGVVAALLAGMIPLNVLGELVSMGTLLAFATVCAGVMVLRFTKPELERPFRVPLAMVICPLGALACLFLFFQAFQEHWKVFVGWTVIGLCIYFGYGIHHSRLARKA from the coding sequence ATGCTGAAGTCTCTGTTGAGGGTCAAACCGATTGCGCCCGCTGGCCACGTGGATGCGGGCGAACCGGTCGAAGGCAGCCTGAAGGGTGAAGCCACGCTGCAACGGACCCTCACCGCCAAGCATCTGATCATGCTGGGCATCGGCGCAGTGATCGGCGCCGGCATCTTCGTGCTGACCGGCCAGGCCGCGGCCAACCATGCCGGCCCGGCGGTGATGCTGTCCTTCGTCTTTGCCGGCATCGCCTGTGCCTTCGCCGGACTGTGCTACGCCGAATTCGCCGCGATGATGCCGGTCTCCGGCAGCGCCTATTCGTATTCATACGCCACGCTCGGCGAAGGCATCGCCTGGTTCATCGGCTGGTGCCTGGTGCTGGAATATCTGTTTGCCGGCTCCAGCGTCGCGGTCGGCTGGTCCGCCTATCTGATCAGCTTCCTGACCGGCACGCTCGGGCTGCCGTTCCCGGCAGAACTGGCAGGCGCGCCGCTGGCCTGGGACGGACACGGCTTCGTCAGCTCAGGCAACCTCATCAACCTGCCGGCAGTGCTGATCGTCGCTGCAGTGAGCATGCTGTGCTATGTCGGCGTCACCCAATCGGCGTTCGCCAATGCGATCGTGGTGGCGATCAAGGTGGTGGTGATCTGCCTGTTCGTCGGCTTCGGCATCGCCTATATCGACCCGGCCAACTGGCACCCCTTCATCCCGGAAAACACCGGCCCGGGCCAGTTCGGCTGGGACGGGGTGTTCCGCGCGGCGTCCATCGTGTTCTTCTCCTACATCGGGTTCGACGCGGTTTCGACCTCGGCCGGCGAAACCAAGGATCCGCAGAAGAACATGCCGATCGGCATCCTGGTGTCGCTGGCGATCTGCACGGTGATCTACATCATCGTGTGTGCGGTGCTGACCGGGCTGCTGCCCTACACCCAGCTGGGCACCGCCAAGCCGGTGGCGACCGCGCTGGAAGCGCACCCGCAGTTGACCTGGCTCAAGACTGCAGTGGAGATCGGCGCGATCGCCGGCCTGTCCTCGGTGGTGCTGGTGATGCTGATGGCGCAGCCGCGCATTTTCTACACCATGGCCAAGGACGGGTTGATGCCCAAGCTGTTCGGCAAGGTGCATCCGAAGTTCCACACGCCCTACGTCGGCACGCTCTTCGTCGGCGTGGTTGCCGCGCTGCTGGCCGGCATGATCCCGTTGAACGTACTGGGCGAACTGGTCTCGATGGGCACCCTGCTCGCCTTTGCCACCGTCTGCGCCGGCGTCATGGTGCTGCGCTTCACCAAGCCCGAGCTGGAACGTCCGTTCCGGGTGCCGTTGGCAATGGTGATCTGCCCGCTGGGCGCACTGGCCTGCCTGTTCCTGTTCTTCCAGGCCTTCCAGGAACACTGGAAGGTGTTCGTGGGCTGGACCGTGATCGGCCTGTGCATTTATTTCGGCTACGGCATCCACCATAGCCGTCTGGCCCGCAAGGCCTGA
- a CDS encoding NUDIX hydrolase yields MVAWPMGDREQQMVDATLRQQLAAYRTRWPDEAMVAEQFAQLLDDATNPFVRERVEGHFTGSAWVVSADGTRTLLTHHRKLQRWLQLGGHADGDRDLAQVALREAEEESGLPGLRLAEADLFDLDRHWIPARGEVAGHWHYDARYVVVAGADEAFQVSEESLALAWRPIVELLAEPELDPSLRRMAEKWLARGV; encoded by the coding sequence ATGGTCGCTTGGCCGATGGGCGACCGGGAACAACAAATGGTGGATGCAACCCTGCGGCAGCAACTGGCTGCCTACCGCACACGCTGGCCGGACGAGGCCATGGTGGCCGAGCAGTTCGCACAGCTGCTGGACGATGCCACCAATCCGTTCGTGCGCGAGCGTGTCGAAGGTCATTTCACCGGCTCGGCCTGGGTGGTCAGTGCTGACGGCACACGCACCTTGTTGACCCATCACCGCAAGCTGCAGCGCTGGCTGCAACTGGGCGGGCACGCCGATGGCGACCGCGACCTGGCCCAGGTCGCGCTCCGCGAAGCGGAAGAAGAATCCGGTTTGCCTGGCCTGAGGCTGGCGGAAGCAGACCTATTCGATCTGGACCGCCACTGGATCCCGGCACGCGGCGAGGTGGCAGGCCACTGGCACTACGACGCGCGCTACGTGGTGGTGGCCGGCGCGGACGAAGCCTTCCAGGTCAGCGAAGAATCGCTGGCCCTGGCGTGGCGCCCGATCGTCGAGTTGCTTGCAGAACCGGAGCTGGATCCGTCGCTGCGGCGCATGGCCGAGAAGTGGCTGGCCCGAGGCGTGTGA
- the serA gene encoding phosphoglycerate dehydrogenase — protein MSPKKTSFPKQDIRVLLLEGISPTAVDVFRAAGYSQIELHAKSLPEDELIARIAEAHIVGIRSRTQLSAQVLAHAKRLIAVGCFCIGTNQVDLEAAELAGIPVFNAPYSNTRSVAELVIAEAILLLRGIPQKNAECHRGGWSKSAAGSHETRGKVLGIVGYGHIGTQVGVLAESLGMQVIFHDIETKLSLGNARAAIDLDDLLARSDVVTLHVPETPSTKDMIGAAELARMKPGAHLINASRGTVIDIDALDAALTSGQIGGAAVDVFPIEPKGNGDAFESKLTAHDNVILTPHVGGSTLEAQDNIGVEVAAKLVRYSDNGSTLSAVNFPEVTLPEHPDSLRLLHIHRNVPGVLSQLNELFSRHNVNIDGQFLRTDPKVGYVVIDVSASEAQATALKEGLAVIEGTLRTRVLY, from the coding sequence ATGTCGCCGAAGAAAACCTCGTTTCCCAAGCAGGACATCCGCGTGCTGTTGCTGGAAGGCATCAGCCCGACCGCGGTGGATGTGTTCCGCGCCGCCGGTTACTCGCAGATCGAACTGCACGCCAAGTCGTTGCCGGAAGACGAGTTGATCGCCCGCATCGCCGAGGCGCATATCGTCGGCATCCGCTCGCGCACGCAGCTGAGCGCGCAGGTGCTGGCGCACGCCAAGCGCCTGATCGCGGTGGGCTGCTTCTGCATCGGCACCAATCAGGTGGACCTGGAGGCGGCCGAGCTGGCCGGCATTCCGGTGTTCAACGCGCCCTACTCCAATACCCGCAGCGTGGCCGAACTGGTCATCGCCGAAGCGATCCTGTTGCTGCGCGGCATCCCGCAGAAGAATGCCGAATGCCACCGCGGCGGTTGGTCCAAGTCGGCCGCCGGCAGCCACGAAACGCGCGGCAAGGTGCTGGGCATCGTCGGCTACGGGCATATCGGCACCCAGGTCGGCGTGCTGGCCGAATCGTTGGGCATGCAGGTGATCTTCCACGACATCGAAACCAAGTTGTCGCTGGGCAACGCACGTGCGGCCATCGACCTGGACGACCTGCTGGCGCGTTCGGACGTGGTCACCTTGCACGTACCGGAAACCCCGTCGACCAAGGACATGATCGGCGCGGCCGAACTTGCCCGCATGAAGCCTGGCGCGCACCTGATCAACGCCTCGCGCGGCACCGTCATCGACATCGACGCGCTGGATGCGGCGCTCACTTCCGGCCAGATCGGCGGCGCGGCGGTGGACGTGTTCCCGATCGAGCCCAAGGGCAACGGCGATGCGTTCGAATCAAAGTTGACCGCACACGACAACGTGATCCTGACCCCGCACGTGGGCGGCAGCACGCTGGAAGCGCAGGACAATATCGGCGTCGAGGTCGCCGCCAAGCTGGTGCGCTACAGCGATAACGGCAGCACCTTGTCGGCGGTGAATTTCCCCGAAGTGACGCTGCCCGAGCACCCCGACAGCCTGCGTCTGCTGCACATCCACCGCAACGTGCCGGGCGTGCTGTCGCAGCTCAACGAACTGTTCTCGCGCCACAACGTCAACATCGACGGCCAGTTCCTGCGCACCGACCCCAAGGTCGGCTACGTGGTGATCGACGTCAGTGCCAGCGAAGCGCAGGCCACCGCGTTGAAGGAAGGCCTGGCGGTGATCGAAGGCACCTTGCGGACGCGCGTCTTGTATTGA
- a CDS encoding FAD-binding oxidoreductase yields MTDPRILSLQQAVPALRLKTEPADLEHYGRDWTRRWTPNPLAIALPGSVEDVQAVVRWANAHGVAVVPSGGRTGLSGGAVAANGELVLSLERLNKPLDFNAVDRTLTVQAGMPLEAVHNAAREHGLIYPVDFAARGSCSIGGNIATNAGGIRVIRYGNTREWVAGLKVVTGAGELLELNNALVKNSSGYDFRHLMIGSEGTLGIVVEATLRLTDPPPPSNVMLLALPSFDVLMQVFAAFRAQLRLEAFEFFTDRALEHVLAHGAQAPFAQVHPYYVVTEFAAGDATQEAAAMAAFETCMEQGWVSDGVISQSDAQAAQLWRLREGITEALARYTPYKNDVSVRISAMPAFLAETQALLHAAYPHFDVVWFGHIGDGNLHINVLKPDATSQAEFVAACDQVTKLLAQALQRFGGSISAEHGIGLVKKPYLWSTRSGAEIALMRGVKHVLDPHLLLNPGKLFEMDDAPGSTHAG; encoded by the coding sequence ATGACCGATCCCCGCATCCTTTCGTTGCAACAGGCCGTGCCGGCGTTGCGTTTGAAGACCGAGCCGGCCGACCTGGAACATTACGGCCGCGACTGGACGCGCCGCTGGACGCCCAATCCGCTGGCCATTGCGCTGCCCGGGTCGGTGGAGGACGTGCAGGCCGTGGTGCGCTGGGCCAATGCGCACGGTGTGGCGGTGGTGCCCTCGGGCGGCCGCACCGGTTTGTCCGGTGGTGCGGTGGCGGCCAACGGCGAGCTGGTGCTGAGCCTGGAGCGCCTGAACAAGCCGCTGGACTTCAACGCGGTGGATCGCACGCTCACCGTGCAGGCGGGCATGCCGCTGGAGGCGGTGCACAACGCCGCACGCGAGCATGGCCTGATCTATCCGGTGGATTTCGCCGCGCGTGGTTCGTGCTCGATCGGCGGCAACATCGCCACCAATGCCGGCGGGATTCGCGTGATCCGGTATGGCAACACGCGCGAGTGGGTGGCTGGCCTGAAGGTGGTGACCGGCGCCGGCGAGCTGCTGGAGCTCAACAACGCATTGGTGAAAAATTCCAGCGGCTACGACTTCCGGCACCTGATGATCGGCTCCGAGGGCACGCTGGGCATCGTGGTCGAGGCGACCTTGCGGCTGACCGATCCACCGCCGCCCAGCAATGTGATGCTGCTGGCGCTGCCCTCGTTCGATGTGCTGATGCAGGTGTTTGCCGCTTTCCGCGCGCAGCTGCGTCTGGAAGCCTTTGAGTTCTTCACCGACCGCGCACTGGAACACGTGCTGGCGCATGGCGCGCAGGCGCCCTTCGCGCAGGTGCATCCGTACTACGTCGTCACCGAATTTGCCGCCGGCGATGCGACGCAGGAAGCGGCCGCGATGGCGGCGTTCGAGACCTGCATGGAGCAGGGCTGGGTCAGCGATGGCGTGATCAGCCAGAGCGATGCGCAGGCGGCGCAGCTGTGGCGCCTGCGCGAAGGCATCACCGAGGCGCTGGCGCGCTATACGCCGTACAAGAACGACGTGTCGGTGCGGATCTCGGCAATGCCGGCATTCCTGGCCGAAACCCAGGCCTTGCTGCACGCGGCGTACCCGCATTTCGATGTGGTGTGGTTCGGCCATATCGGCGATGGCAACCTGCACATCAATGTGCTCAAGCCCGATGCCACCAGCCAGGCCGAGTTCGTGGCGGCCTGCGACCAGGTCACCAAGCTGCTGGCGCAGGCGCTGCAGCGCTTCGGCGGCAGCATCTCGGCCGAGCACGGCATCGGGTTGGTCAAGAAGCCGTATCTGTGGAGCACGCGTTCCGGTGCGGAGATCGCATTGATGCGTGGCGTCAAACATGTACTCGACCCGCATCTTTTGCTGAATCCCGGCAAGCTGTTCGAGATGGACGACGCGCCTGGCAGTACGCACGCCGGTTAG